Proteins encoded within one genomic window of Scheffersomyces stipitis CBS 6054 chromosome 3, complete sequence:
- the CAD1 gene encoding cinnamoyl-Coa reductase (dihydroflavonol-4-reductase (maize, petunia, tomato)) gives MSDVYLVTGGSGYLAGFVLLNLLEQGAKIKTTLLFPEEEAQLRESLYSSSDNLTKEIVDANLKVYQADVTSDDHWTEIFQDVNYVLHLASPFPLVPPKDPNDLIIPAREGTLRIIRFASKTNTVKHMVATSSFVAIGFGHEKPVFTEEDWTDTEKVDAYPLSKTLAERAAWEYIKSTPVKFGYTTINPVLMIGPSLKKQVTNSTSLNIIKSMFDGTNKDGVRPETVHLVDIRDAAKLHIKALTNKKASGQRILVASGPTITWVDVANVLRTTLPEKYHINLPTRETGPSEVRKILSIEKAKRIFNWTPIPFEESLAEAAKGIIQEGKV, from the coding sequence ATGTCTGATGTCTACTTAGTTACTGGTGGATCTGGTTATCTTGCTGGTTTCGTCCTTCTCAACTTGCTTGAACAAGGAGCAAAGATCAAGACCACTCTTCTCTTCcctgaagaagaagctcaatTGAGAGAATCGTTGTACTCCTCAAGCGACAATCTTACTAAGGAGATTGTCGATGCAAATTTGAAGGTTTACCAAGCCGATGTGACTTCGGATGACCACTGGACCGAAATCTTTCAAGATGTCAACTATGTTCTTCACTTAGCTTCTCCTTTCCCTCTAGTTCCTCCCAAAGATCCAAATGACTTGATTATTCCAGCAAGAGAAGGTACTTTACGTATCATCCGCTTTGCTTCGAAAACGAACACTGTCAAGCACATGGTCGCCACATCATCTTTTGTTGCAATTGGATTTGGTCACGAGAAACCAGTGTTTACCGAAGAGGACTGGACTGACACAGAAAAAGTGGATGCATACCCACTTTCCAAGACTTTGGCTGAAAGGGCTGCTTGGGAGTATATTAAATCCACCCCCGTCAAATTTGGCTACACTACTATTAACCCAGTCTTGATGATTGGACCttccttgaagaagcaagttACCAACTCAACTTCATTGAACATCATCAAGAGTATGTTCGACGGTACAAACAAGGATGGAGTTAGACCTGAAACTGTTCATCTTGTGGACATCAGAGATGCTGCCAAGTTGCACATTAAAGCTTTGACCAATAAAAAAGCATCTGGACAAAGAATCTTGGTAGCCTCAGGCCCTACCATTACGTGGGTTGATGTTGCCAACGTCTTGAGAACTACACTTCCAGAAAAGTACCATATAAATTTACCAACCAGAGAAACCGGACCTAGTGAAGTTCGTAAGATCCTCAGCATCGAAAAGGCAaagagaatcttcaactggACTCCAATTCCATTTGAAGAGTCTTTGGCCGAAGCTGCCAAAGGTATCATTCAGGAAGGAAAGGTCTAA
- the ALD4 gene encoding mitochondrial aldehyde dehydrogenase succinate semialdehyde dehydrogenase (succinate semialdehyde dehydrogenase similar to NADP-dependent glyceraldehyde-3-phosphate dehydrogenase (Non-phosphorylating glyceraldehyde 3-phosphate dehydrogenase) (Glyceraldehyde-3-phosphate dehydrogenase [NADP+]) (Triosephosphate dehydrogenase)~go_function oxidoreductase activity~go_process metabolism), with the protein MATASTTFSSIIEGKVFYTEGKHPVYSHDNHEEIIHHFSYLTDIKKSVPQIAAAAEQGFEEWSSFAYAEKVKIFDKAAILLTERRDELIASHKNIGGPTWFSHVNADESVSQLKEYTGLLSRPTGVVAQSIHTDLALTVRQPIGPVLAISPWNAPVVLASRAILAPLAAGCSVILKASEKAPESAYLIVRTFIDAGVPPKALQLVFIKPEDNATFISSILHTGSIRKINFTGSTLVGKKIAEVASKYLVPYLMELGGKNVSIVEKDADLTKAAGSIIWSSWSHKGQICMSTDKVFVEDSIYDHFIAQLKESAADIVKDPDYQISQRDITFKRKLVELVKDALDKGANLVFGELNSDVNSSSFSPLILENVTSDMLLDSTESFGPLFSVHKYANTNKLVKELNRVDYGLKASIWSHNVLEALETAKKIHVGGVHINSPTIHDEPTLPHGGVKSSGTGRFNSTWGIDDFSITKTITLSQ; encoded by the coding sequence ATGGCAActgcttcaacaactttctCGAGCATTATCGAAGGTAAGGTTTTCTACACTGAAGGAAAACATCCTGTCTACTCACACGATAACCATGAGGAAATAATTCACCACTTTTCTTACTTGACtgacatcaagaagtcagTCCCCCAAATTGCAGCTGCAGCTGAGCAAGGTTTTGAGGAATGGTCATCCTTCGCATATGCAGAAAAAGTGAAGATTTTTGACAAAGCTGCTATCTTGCTTACTGAAAGGAGAGACGAATTGATCGCCTCGCACAAGAACATCGGAGGTCCTACATGGTTCTCTCACGTCAACGCAGATGAGTCCGTCTCACAATTGAAGGAATACACTGGACTTCTCTCAAGACCTACGGGTGTTGTAGCTCAGTCTATTCACACTGACCTTGCACTTACTGTAAGACAACCAATTGGCCCAGTTCTTGCTATTTCTCCTTGGAATGCACCTGTTGTATTAGCAAGTAGAGCCATCTTGGCTCCATTGGCTGCTGGTTGTTCTGTTATCTTGAAGGCTTCCGAGAAGGCTCCAGAATCTGCCTACCTCATAGTCAGAACCTTCATTGATGCAGGAGTACCACCTAAGGCATTGCAATTAGTATTTATCAAGCCCGAGGACAACGCTACCTTCATTAGCTCGATTTTGCACACTGGTTCAATCAGaaagatcaacttcactGGATCAACTCTCGTTGGGAAGAAAATTGCAGAAGTTGCCAGTAAGTACTTAGTGCCATATCTTATGGAATTAGGAGGGAAGAACGTCtctattgttgaaaaggatGCTGACTTAACCAAGGCAGCTGGTAGTATTATCTGGAGCTCGTGGTCCCACAAAGGTCAAATATGTATGAGCACAGACAAGgtttttgttgaagattctATATACGACCACTTTATTGCCCAATTAAAAGAGCTGGCTGCGGATATCGTGAAAGACCCTGACTACCAAATATCTCAAAGAGATATTACATTCAAAAGAAAGCTTGTTGAGTTGGTAAAGGATGCCCTAGACAAGGGTGCTAACTTGGTGTTTGGTGAACTCAATTCTGATGTCAACAGCAGCTCATTCAGTCCATTGATATTAGAGAATGTCACTTCAGACATGTTGCTTGATTCCACTGAATCCTTCGGACCTTTGTTTTCTGTGCATAAGTATGCCAATACGAACAAACTAGTCAAGGAATTAAACAGAGTTGACTATGGGTTGAAGGCTTCTATTTGGTCCCATAATGTTTTGGAAGCCTTAGAAACCGCAAAGAAGATCCATGTCGGTGGTGTACATATCAATAGTCCAACTATCCATGATGAACCAACTCTTCCACACGGTGGTGTTAAATCAAGTGGAACTGGAAGATTCAACTCGACATGGGGAATTGATGACTTTTCTATCACAAAAACTATTACCCTAAGCCAGTGA